The following DNA comes from Mesorhizobium sp. B2-1-8.
GCATCAGGATGACAGGAACGCCATGACGAAGAACGGCAAGGCGGAGGAAAAGAAGAAGATCAACATCGCCCTTCAGGGAGGCGGCTCGCACGGCGCCTTTTCCTGGGGCGTGCTCGACCGGCTGCTGGAGGATGGCAGGCTGGAGATATCGGCGGTTTCCGGCACCAGCGCCGGCGCCATGAACGCGGTCGCATTGGCCGATGGTTTCGTGCGCGGCGGGGTCGAGGGTGCCAGGCAGAAGCTGGACGATTTCTGGCACGCGGTGGCGGCGAAGGGCCGGTTCAGCCCGGTGCAGCGCATGCCGTGGGATGTCGCCTGGGGCAATTGGTCGATCGAGAACACGCCGGGCTATGTCTTCTTCGACACCATGTCTCGAGTGTTTTCGCCCTATGTCGCCAACCCGCTCGGCCTCAATCCGTTGCGCGACGTGGTCGCAAGGGAGATCGACTTCGGGAATGTCCGCGCCTGCAAGTCGATGGAGCTGTTCATCTCCGCCACCAATGTCGAGACAGGGCAGTTGCGGGTGTTTTCCGATGGCGAGATCGACCTCGACACGGTGATGGCGTCGGCCTGCCTGCCGCAACTGTTCCGCGCCGTCGAGATCAAGGGCGTGCCCTATTGGGACGGCGGTTACGGCGGCAATCCGGCGCTCTACCCGTTCTTCAAGACCGCGGCGACCGAAGATGTGCTTCTGGTACAGATCAATCCGGTGGTGCGCGAGGGAACACCAAGAAGCGCCAACGAGATCCAGAACCGCATCGACGAGATCACCTTCAATGCCGGGCTTCTGCGCGAATTCCGCTCGATCGCCTTCGTCAAGGAACTGATTGCGGCAGGTCGACTGCCGCATGGCGAATATCGCGACATCCGCATGCATCGCATCGATGCCGACGAGGCGTTCAAGGATCTGTCGGCATCGTCCAAGGTCAATGCCGAATGGGCCTTCCTGACCTATCTGCGCGACCTCGGCCGCACCGCCGCCACCGACTGGCTGGAAGAGAATTACGATGCCGTCGGCAGCCAAGCTACGCTCGACCTGTCCGGCGAACTCGATGATGGGTTCAAGCCGGTACGCGGTCCCGCACCCGGCCGTCGGGTCAAGGAATTTCTCGCCGCGCGCAAGAACCCCGAGGCCGAACGCCGTCGGGCCTGAATCCGACGGCGCTGGCTCCACGGCAGCGTCTGCCGGCAGCCATGACGGGGGTCTCCGGAGCAGCGCCCAGTCCAGCGTTGTCGGCGTGACGGCAACCTTGGCGTGCGGAAGAGCCGTCATCATGCTGACGCCTGCTGCCACTGACGGTCGGATGGTGCTGCCCCGGAGCGTTCAGTGGCATCGGGCGCAATGCTCGGTACAGAATTGCGAATAGGACGAAATACACCTGGTATTCCCGCACCTGTCTCGCGCCGCGCCCGAAGTCGGGCGTATCATGACACGCGGTCCGGGACGCAATAATGCGGGCGCATAGGTGCTTTCAGCATCTGTCCGACGTCGGTGCATCGGGGTCGGCAAGCAGCCTGATCCGAAGGGGCCGTCGTCCCGTTTCCCGAGCGATTCCAGTCCTTTGGCCGAGTGTTGTGGCGCCGCTGCCATTGTCCCTCGCCGATCGCACTGACGCCGATCGTCGGTTTGTGCCTGCACTTCAATCAGCGACGCGACGCGGATCGCGGCTGTAGTCCGGAGACGACCCATGGCGAGCGCGGCTGGTCGCCCGTGGCCGAAGTTTCAGGGGCGGATCGCGAGCCAGCGGGCGCTTCGTCAAGTAGACAGGCAAGTCACGAAGAACCGTTTCATGGCGACCACACCTTGCCCGGCTATGCAATGCTGCTGCAACTTTGGGACTATATTGCGATGCAACTTTGATGTAGAAGCGCGCTCGCCGATCACGGCGATTTGAACACGGTCAGGCGCGCACCCATATCGGCGACGCGCCCGCGTCATAAGAGGCGGTGCTGGCCGAACCCGCAGTGGAAAAATGACGATGCCTAAAATCAGGTTTCACAAGCTTGCAGCCATTGTTGTGCTCATCGGTTTCGCGGCGTGGATGGCGACGGGCGAGTTCTCGTCGGTCGGCAGTGTAGCGGCCAACAAGGCCAAGGCAGCCGAAGTCGAGCAGGGCAAGGCGCCGGATGCGAGCAAGCCGAAGGCGGCGGAAGCCGAACAGAAAGCGCCGCTGCGCACCGTCGCGGTGGTGACGCCGCCGCGCAAGACCTATGCGCGCGCCATCCGCATTTCCGGGCTGACCGAAGCCGACAAGCGCGCGGTGCTTGCAACCCGCGTCGCCGGCGTCATCGACCAGCTACCTGTCAAGCAAGGCGATCACGTCAAGACCGGCGACCTGGTGCTGATGCTCGCCGCCGAGGAAAAGATCTCGATGGTCGACAATGCCAAGCAGCTTGTCGCGCAGCGCCAGGCCGAGCTGGACGCGTCGTTGCGGCTGATGAAGACCGGCAATTTGCCCAAGCTGCAGCTCGACACCGCCCGCTCCAATCTGACTCTGGCGCAATCCCAGTTGGACACCGCGCAGGCCGAGCTCGACCGCAACGAAGTAAAGGCGCCGTTTGACGGCGTCATCGACCGGGTGCCGGTGGAACTGGGCAGCTCCGTCATGCAGGGCGGCGAGGTAGCGACCATCCTCAAGCTCGATCCTGTGATCGCGCGCGGCGAAATCAGCGAGCGCGACCTCGGCTATCTCAAGATCGGTGACAAGGCCAGCGTTCGGCTGGTCAGTGGCCAGACCGTCGAAGGCACCGTGCGCTATATCAGCCGCGACGCCTCGTCGGCGACCCGCACCTTCCGTGTCGAGATCGCCATCCCCAATGCCGATGGCTCCGTGCCGGCCGGCATGACGGCCGAAATCCAGCTCAGCGCCTTGCCGACCGACGCCGTCCTGTTGCCTCGCTCGGTGGTGACGCTCGGCGACAAGGGCGATCTGGGCATCCGCGCCGTCGGCAAGGACAACAAGGTGGCGTTCTTCCCGATCGACCTGGTCGACGATACGCCGACCGGTCTCGTGCTCGGCGGCATCCCGGCCGATGCGCGCATTATCGTCGCCGGCCAGGAACTGGTGAAGGAGGGCGATGAGGTCCATCCGGTCGAGGCCGACCAGGCAACCATCAACAAGCTGATCGGCGAAGCCACCGCCGGGACGCAGTAGCGCGGGGCGCCGGCGCCGGGCCTTGCCCGGCGACAGCATGTCCGTTCGCCACTCCCCAAGCCAACAGCAGGCATAAGTCATGGATATCGTCAGACTCGCAATCAACAATGCCCGCCTGACCATCTCGGTCCTGGTCTTCCTGCTGATCGCAGGCTGGGTCGCCTATCAGTCGACGCCGAAGGAAGCGGAACCCGACGTTCCGATTCCGATGATGTATGTCAGCCTGATCTATCAAGGCATTTCGCCCGAAGATTCCGAGCGCCTTCTGCTGCGGCCGATGGAAAGCAAGCTGAAGAGCCTGAAAGGCCTCAAGGAGATGCGCTCGGCCGCTTTCCAGGGCGGCGGCTATGTGCTGGTCGAGTTCCAGCCGCAGACCAACCTGGCGACGGCACTGCAGGATACGCGCTCCAAGGTTCAGGACGGCAAGGCCGACCTGCCGCAAGCGGCCGAAGAGCCCGTCGTCACCGAGGTCAACATTTCCGAATTTCCGGTGCTCGTCGTCACGCTGTCGGGCGAATTGCCCGAACGCGTGCTGGCGGCTGCGGCGCGCGAACTGCGTGACCGCATCGAGGAAGTGCCCGGCGTCCTCGAAGGTTCCCTGCAAGGGTCCCGCGACGATCTGGTCGAAGTCGTCATCGATCCGATGAAGCTGTCGTCTTACGGTTTGCAGCTCGATCAGCTGATCGGCGCCGTCGGCGCGTCCAACAGCCTCGTCGCCGCCGGCAACATCGAGGGCTCGCAGGGCAAATACGCCGTCAAGGTGCCGTCGCTGATCGAGACGCCCGAGGATGTGGCCGCACTTCCCGTGGTCGCCGGTCCCAATGCCGTGGTTCAGGCCAAGGACATCGCGACGATCCGCTCGACCTTCGCCGATGCCACGACGATCACGCGCCTCAACGGCAAGCCGGCCATCGCCATCGAGGTCAAGAAGCGCATCGGCGCCAATCTGATCGACACGCTGACCAAGGTCAGGGAGGTGTCCGACACCTTCGTCAAGACCATGCCGGAAGGCATGCACGTCACCTACACGCAGGACAAGTCGGTCTTCGTCAACCAACTGCTCGGCGATCTGCAGAACCACGTGATGATCGCCGTCATCCTGGTGTTCATCGTCATCCTCTACGCGCTGTCCGGGCGTGCCTCGCTGCTCATCGGCCTGGCCATTCCGTCATCCTTCCTGATCGGCATCCTGCTGCTGGCCATGATGGGCTACACGATCAACATGATCGTGCTGTTCAGCCTCATCCTGGCCGTCGGCATGCTGGTCGACGATGCCATCATCGTCACCGAGTTCGCCGAACGACGGATGAGCGAGGGCATGCCGAAGCAGGAAGCCTTCGCGCTCGCCGCCAAGCGCATGGCCGGTCCGGTCATCGCGGCGACGATGACGCGTATCGCCGCCTTCTCGCCGCTGTTGTTCTGGCCGGGGATCATCGGCGATTTCATGAAGTACATGCCGATCACGCTGATCGTCACGCTGTCGGCCTCGATGCTCTATGCACTGGTCTTCGCGCCGACGCTGGGGGCGATCTTCGCCAAGGCGCCGCAGCATCACGAGGAAGGCAATCGCGATGGCTGGTACATGGCTGTCGTCAAGCAGGCAGTACGCTTCCCCATCACCGTGATGGTGCTCACCGTCGTCTTGCTGGCCGGCATCTTCGTTGGCTATTCGAAGTACGGTGCCGGCGTCGAGTTCTTCCCGAGCGTCGAACCCGACTACGGCCTGCTCTATGTGCATGCCCGCGGCAACCTCTCGCTGGCCGAAATGGATACCGCGACCAAGATTGCCGAAAACCGGCTGCTCGGCTGGCCGGGCGTGAAGTCGGTCTATACGCGCGTCGGCAAGTCCCAGGGCGGCGGCCAGGACGTGCCCGAAGACGTCGTCGGCGTCATCCAGTACGAATTCATCGACTGGCGCGAGCGCAAATCGGCCAACGATATCCTGAACGACCTGCGTGGCGTGATGGCCGGCATTCCCGGCGTCGACGTCGAGGTGCGCGTGCCGGAAGCCGGCCCGCCGACCGGCAAGCCGATCCAGATCAGGCTTTCGGCCATCGACCCCAAGGGATTGGACGAGAAGGCGCGCGAAGTCGCCGCACGCATCGGCAAGGTGCCCGGCGTCATCGACATTTCCGATGGCTTGCCGCCGCCAGGCGTCGACTGGGCACTCGAGGTCGACCGGGCCAAGGCCGCCCAATACGGCATCAGCCCAACCTCGGTCGGGACGGTGGTGCAACTCGTCACCAACGGTCTGAAGCTCTCGGAATACCGGCCGGCCGGCGCCGACAAGGCGGTCGACATCCGGCTGCGCTTGCCCGAGGACCGGCGCACGCTGTCGACGCTCGACGAGCTCAGGGTACAGACCTCGCAAGGATCGGTGCCGATCTCGAACTTTGTCGTTCGGAAGGCGAAGCCGAGCGTCGGCATCCTCAATCGCATCGACGGTGCCCGCACCGTGGTGGTGCAGGCCAACGTCGCCGCCGGCGCTCAGGTCGCCGCCGTTCAGCAGGAGGTTACCCAGGCCGTCGCCGACATGAATCTCGGCAGTGGCATACGCTGGAAACTGGCCGGCTCGAACGAGGACAGCGCGGAAGCCAGCGCCTTCCTCAGCAAGGCCTTCGGGGCCGCGATCTTCCTGATCTTCCTGGTGCTGCTGGCGCAGTTCAACAAGTTCACCAGCGTCTGGCTGGTGTTGTCCTGCGTCGTCATGGCGACGATCGGCGTGTTCCTCGGATTGCTGATAACAGGCGAGACGTTCGGCATCGTCATGTCGGGCATCGGCGTCATCGCGCTGGCAGGCGTGGTGGTGAACAACAACATCGTGCTGATCGACACCTATGACCGGCTGCGCGAGGAAGGCTGGGACAAGATGGACGCGGTGCTGCAGACCTGCCGCGAGCGTGCGCGTCCGGTTGTGCTGACGGCGGTATCGGCCATTCTCGGCGTGCTGCCGATCGCCTTCGGCCTCGGGCTCGAAATCTTCCATCACGAGACGACGATCAATGCGCCGTCGACGCAATGGTGGATTTCGCTGTCCTCGGCGATCGTCTTCGGCCTGTCCTTCGCCACCATCCTGACGCTGGTGGTGACGCCGTCGATGCTGATGGTGTTCACGCGCGCCAAGATCAAACCGGGTGCGCGGCGCGGCTGGTTCAGCCGCCTGTTCCGGCGTGGCAAGGGCCAGATCTCATCGGACACGCCGGCAGCGGATGCAGGCGCCGAGCCGGCAATTGCCTTCCCGAAAGCCGCCGAATAGACGGCTCCCCGATCTAACTGCCAAAGGCCGCCCGGAACAACCGGGCGGCCTTTGGCATTTTCCCTCAGGGCCGATGTCCCAGCATTGTCTCGCAAGCAACGCAGAGCGGGGAATTTGTCATGCCGATCAGCACCATCGTCATCATCGTCCTGATCCTCGTCCTCATCGGAGCGGTGCCGGCGTGGCCGCACTCGCGATCCTGGGGTTATGGACCTTCGGGCATTGTCGGTGTGGTGCTGGTGGTGGTTCTGGTGCTGGTGTTGATGGGGCGGCTTTGAGCCGTCGCCTCAATTCGTAAAGGACGAAAGGCCTTCAGCCTCGGGTAAGTTTTAAGTGCCGTCGGCGTCGGAAATCAGGCAGCTTCCGCGGCGCCATTCACGGTGGCGATGCCGACATCTTCGAGAGCCTCGGCGACCGCCCGATCAAGCGGCGTATGCGGGATTTCTCCAATGACGCCTTCCAGCCGCGTCGAAGCCAGCCGGTGTGGCTGGAAGCGCAGGTACGACATCGAGACGATCTCGCGCCACATCGCCACGAACGGGCTGCCGGCGCGCAGCACCCACCAGGGCATCGCTGCCATCTTCAACTGATGGCCGACGGCCTTCTCGACCGCGGCCTTGATCTGAAGATCGGTGACGGCGTGGCCGGGGAAGTTCAGCGCCTCATAGAAGCCGAGCTTGTCGAGATTGCGGGCCAGCGCGACGAAACCGACGGCGAAGTCCGGCAGATAGGCCCATTCATGCACGAGGTCGGCCGGACCAGGTGCTGTGTACGTGCCCTTGTTGATCTTGGCGGCGACGATCAGGTCGAACCACGAGCCGCTGCCGGTGCCGCCGAAGAAATCGCCGGCGCGCAGAAGGATGGTGCGCACCCGGCCGGCCTCGGCCTCACGGCGGAACAAATCCTCCATGGCGCAGCGAATGCGGCCTTTTTCCGTGGTCGGATGGAAGGGGGTGTCTTCCGTGATCACCGCCGGCATTGGCGAGCCGTAATTGTAGACGGTGCCGGGGAAAAGGTGCAGCGCGCCGTTGGCATGGCAGGCCGCCATGACGTTCTGCGCCATCGGCAGGCACTTGCCCCAATCGGTGTAGATCGGGTTCAGGCCGTTGAAGATGATATCGACACCCTCTGTGGCCTGGATCAGCGATTGACGGTCGAGCGCATCGCCGGCAACCGCCGTGGCGCCCTTAAGCTCAGCCGGCATCTTGCCGGTACGGGTGACGGCACGGATGTCGAAGCCAGCGTCGATGAAGGCTCTGGCAACCACGCGGCCGAGCCGGCCATTGGCGCCGAGGATTGCGATCTTGGTCATTCTTCGTCTCCTTGTTCGCTTTGAAGTGCGGGGATTGGCTTTGAAGTGCCGGGTTGCTTCGAAGTGCGGGTTTGCCGTGAAGCGACGGGACAAGCCCGCCGCTTTCTGGATCTTCGGAGGATCCGCCGTTCAGCGGCTGCCCGAGAGGTCGCGGTTGCTGCCCTGGACGACAGGCTTCTGATTGGTCGCCTCGGATTTGCCGATCGAAGCGGTGGTCGTGTTGTCGGTGCTGGCGACGGCCGGCTGGCTGGCATTGCCCGAGCCAAACTTGTCGCTGCCGGCAAAAGCGGTGCTGCCGGCGATGAGGAGGGCGGCGGCGGTGAGTGCAATCTTGGTCATTGGATTACTCCTGGTTGGTTGTTGCAGTCGGTATCGGTGTTTGCAGGGTGAATATGATTGCTTCATGGATGAATTGGAATTGACTACGAATGCAGTTTTGATATTCATTATTGAATGGATGACATCGACTGGAATCTGATCAAGAGCTTTGTCACCGTGGCGGAAACCGGCAGCCTGTCGGCCGCGGCGCGAAAGCTGTCGGCAAGCCAGCCGACGCTTGGCCGTCACATCGGGGAGTTGGAACAGGCGCTAGGCGTCACGCTTTTCCGGCGCGGGCGAAGCGGCTATGCGTTGACGGAAGCCGGTGCCACGCTGTTCGAACGCGGCAAGGCGGTTAGCGAGCAGGCGAATGCCTTTTCACGGCTCGCGCTGGGCTCGGTGGAGGCGATCGAGGGCACGGTGCGGATTGCCGCCAGCGAAGTGGTGGCGGCCTATGTGCTGCCAGACATGATGGCAAGGCTCGGCATCGAGGAACCCGGCATCGAGGTCGAGATCGTTGCGTCGAACCAGGTCGAGAACCTGCTGCGTCGCGACGCCGACATCGCCATTCGCATGGTCAAGCCGGCGCAAAACGAACTGGTGGCACGCAAGGTCTGCGATATCGCGCTCCGTGCCTGCGCGGCCATCTCCTATCTCAAGAGACAGGGGCGCCCGCTGGGGCCGGCTGATCTCGTCAATCACGCCCTGATCGGCTTCGATCGCAGCGACGAGATGATCCGAGCCTTTTCCCAGTATGGCGCCTCGGTCACCCGAAACAGTTTCCGCTTCAGGGCCGACAATCAGATCGTGCTCTGGGAAGCGGTGCGGGCGGGAAACGGCATTGGTCTTGGCCAGGAGCCGCTGGCAGACCGCGATCCGCTCGTGGAAAAGGTGTTGCCCGGCCTGCCATTACCTGCCCTGCCGGTCTGGCTCGCCATGCATCGCGACGTGCGCGGCAGCGTGCGCATCCGCCGCGTGGCCGACTTTCTCCATGAGGAGTTGAGGCGCTATTCGGCAGGTGCGGCGTCGGGGGCGAATTCGGCGCGGTGAGCCAACCCGGCCATCAAAAGAACGACGATCAGCAGGCCCGCCATGGCGATGAAGATCGGGCCGAAGCTGAAATGTTCGGCAACGAAGCCGATCGCCGACGGCGCCACCAGAATGCCGGAATAACCCATGGTGGTGACCACGCTCATGCCGGTGCCCGACGACATGCCTTCCTGGTTGCCGCCGGCCGAAAATATGATCGGCACCATGTTGGCGATGCCGAAGCCGCAAAGCGCAAAGGCCGCGATAACGAGCCAGGGCGAGGGTGACAGGCCGGCGATCAGCATGCCGGCGGCGGCGAATACAGCCGATCCGCGCAGCGTCGTCACCGCGCCGAAGCGGTTGCGGACACCATCACCGAAAAAGCGCATGATCGCCATGACGCCGGAGAAGGCGGCGTAGGCCAAGCCGGCGACGGCGAGGTCGGCGCCGAGTTCCTGCCGCAGATACAGCGCCGCCCAGTCGAGTACCGCGCCCTCGGAAATCATCGTCAGCAGGGCCATCAGGCCGATCAGGTAGACCAATGGGTTTGCCGGCAAAGTGAATTTGTGGTGCTCGGCCGCTTGAGGCCTGTTTTCGGCCACGATATGGGGGACCGCCGCCGCGATCGCCGCAAAGGCAAGCGCGGTCACCACCGCGGCATGGGCGAAATGGCCATAGGTCTGGATGGCAAAGCCGCCAAGGGCGCCGCCGGCGAAACCGCCGAGGCTCCAGAAGCCGTGCGAGGAGGACATGATGGCGCGCCCCAGCCGCCGTTCCACCACCACCGCATTGGCATTCATGGCGACATCCATGCCGCCGATCGAGCCGCCGAAGATGAACATGGCAGCGGCCGCCAGCGGCACGTTGGGCGCCAGCGCCACGACCAGCAGGCCGAGGCTGCCGCAGAGACCGAACCAGCGCAGCACGGTGCGCGAGCCATGTCTGGAGATCAGGTGGCCGCACCATGTCATGGCGGTGACCGCGCCGGCGCCAAACAAAAGGATCAGCAGGCCGAGCGTGAATTTCGAGATGTCCAGCCTGGTCAGGAACACCGGAATCTGCGGCGCCCAACTGCCGGTCAGAAAACCGTTGGCGAGGAAAATGGCGGCCACCGCCCATCGCCCGCGGATGGCAGTCTGCATGGCGTTCGACGCGTTCATAGGGCGAATCCGGTCAGAAAATGGCTTTGCGCGGCAAATTAGATCGATTCAATTTTCAGTCAAGCGCTCTTGTGGGAAAGCATTTGGGCCAAACGGACTCAGTGATCCCTAGGACGCCTGGCTTCGAATTCGGCCTTCTTGGCGTCCGAAGCCTCTGTCTGGTTGAGCGCCTGCCACTGCGCATAGGGCATGCCGTAGACGATCTCGCGCGACTGGTCCTTCGAGAGATCGACGCCCTCGGCATTGGCAGCCTCGCGATACCAATTCGACAGGCAGTTGCGGCAGAAACCGGCGAGGTTCATCAGATCGATGTTCTGCACGTCGCTACGTTCGCGCAAATGGGTCACCAGCCGGCGAAAGGCGGCCGCCTCGAAGTCGCGCTTCTGTTCGTCGCCGAGTTTGGTCATCGGAACCTCCGTCATAGCGGCCCGGTGCGCGAGCCAAACATCTTTACCGCATGTATATCGGGACGGCGGTCGATGCCGTCAACGATCGGGGCCAGCCGCTCGGCCCAGGCGAGAATGCCCTGCTGGTCCGCTATCAGGTCCTGGCGGATTTCGATCAGCGCATGGGCGTAGCCATTGACGATGGCGTGCCTGAACATGGTGTCGCCGCGCAGCGCGCCGTCATACGGTTCGTTGTCGCCGACGATGAGGTCTTTGTCCTCAGCCAGCATGTCGATCAGCTGTCGCGCCGCCCGGTCGTCTTTGTCCCAGAGGATGCCGACATGCCAGGGCCGCTGCCTGCCTTGCATGGCCGGCGTGAAGGAGTGCACCGAGAAGATGAAGGGCGCCTTGCCGGTGGCTTGCACGACCGACGCAATCATGGCGCCGACCGCATCGTGATAAGGACGGTAGAACCGATCAAGCCGCCTTTCGCGTTCTTCCGGCGCCATGGGATAATTTCCTGGAATGATGGTGCCGTCATAGAGCTGGCGAATGAGGGTTGGATCGTCCTCGCCCCGGTTGGGATCGATCAGCAGCCGCGAGAAATTGGCGAGCACCGCCGGTACGTCCAGCAGGGCCGCCAGTTCGCGCGTCACCGCTTCGACGCCGATGTCATAAGCGATATGGCGGCCGAATTCGGCCGATGGCAGCCCCAGGCTGCCATACTCCTCGGGCAGGTCGCGGCGGGCATGATCGGCCAGAAGCACGATGCCCCGCTTGCGGTCGCCCTCGACAATATCGAATGGCGCGAAAACTGTGGATCGGGTCATTGGCGGGAAATGGGCTGTTCGCTGGCTTCCGGGGAGGGTGCTATCGTCATTCCACGAAGACGACGCGTGCGCAATGCCGTTGTTTGGCCAAGGTTTCCGCTGAAATCTGGCAAGGGGCGACGGATGGCGCGCCGAGAGCCTTCCTAAATCGATTGGATTGGTTGAAACGGCGCGTTGACATGCGCCCGGACTTTTCCGAAAAGGGGCGCAGAGAGATGCTGATGTGGTTCTTGAGGGGTTTTGGAATGGGTTGCGCCGGCAGGCAGCGCATGCGCTCAGCCTTTGCCATGCCATTCCTGATCCTGACCGTTGGCGCGTCGGCAATGGTCATGGCCTCGCCGGCGCACGCCGATTTCCGCGTCTGCAACGCCACGCAGAACCTGGTCGGTGTCGGCATCGGCTATCGTGCCAAGGCCGGCTGGATCACCGAGGGCTGGTGGCACATCGATGGATCGAGCTGCAAGACGTTGATCGAAGGGCCGTTGTCATCAAGGTTTTACTATCTTTATGCAGAAGACGCCGAGCGCGGCGGACGCTGGGACGGCCCGATCAACATGTGCGTGGCTGAAAAAGAGTTCAAGATCGCCGGCGTAAGCGACTGCGTCGCCCGGGGCTTCCAGCGCGCCGGATTCCAGGAATATGACACGGGCGAGCAGGCAAGCTGGATGGTCCAGCTCACCGATGAGCCCGCAACGGGAGGCGCCCCAGCCGCCCCGGGAACGAATAGTCAATGAGACGTAGCCGTAAGGTCAAGATCCTCGCCACCATCGGTCCGGCCTCCTCGTCCGAGGAGATGCTGAAGAAGCTGTTCGAAGCGGGCGCCGATGTCTTCCGCATCAATATGAGCCATACCGATCATGAGCTGATGCGCACGCTGGTCGCACGCATCCGCGCCGTCGAGGAAAAAGTCGGCCGGCCGATCGGCATCCTGGCCGACCTGCAAGGCCCGAAGCTGCGCGTCGGCAAATTCGCCAACGGCAAGGAAGTGCTGACGCTGGGCCAGACCTTCACGCTCGACGACAATCCCGAGCCTGGCACCTCGACCAGGGTCTACCTGCCGCATCCGGAAATCCTGAGTTCGGTCGAGGCTGGCCATCGCCTCTTGATCGACGACGGCAAGCTCGAGCTGAAGGCGGTGAAGAGCGACGGCAAGTCGATCGTCTGTACCGTCATTGCCGGCACCACGATTTCCGACAAGAAGGGCGTCAGCCTGCCCGATACCGACCTGCCGGTCGGCGCGCTGACCGAGAAGGATCGCAAGGACCTCGACGCGGTGCTCGCCACGGGCGTCGACTGGGTCGCGCTGTCCTTCGTGCAGCGGCCGGAAGATCTGGCCGAAGCGCGCAAGATCGCGCGCGGCCGCGCGCTCATCATGGCCAAGATCGAAAAGCCGCAGGCTGTCGCCCGGCTGGCCGAGATCATCGAATTGTCCGACGCGCTGATGGTCGCCCGTGGCGATCTCGGCGTCGAGATGCCGTTGGAAGCCGTGCCCGGCATCCAGAAGCAGATAACGCGCGCCGCGCGCCGCGCCGGCAAGCCCGTGGTGGTCGCTACGCAGATGCTGGAATCGATGATCACCGCCCCGGTGCCGACCCGCGCCGAGGTCTCCGACGTTTCGATCGCCGTCTTCGAAGGGGCCGACGCCATCATGCTGTCGGCGGAATCGGCGGCGGGCGCCTATCCCGTCGAGGCGGTTGCCATGATGAACCGCATCGCCACCAAAGTCGAAACAGATCCGACTTATGCCGGCATCATCAACGCACAGCGTTCGGAGCCGGAAGCGACCGGTGCGGATGCCATTTCGCTGGCCGCCCGCGAAATCGCCGAAACGCTGAAACTGTCGGCGATCGTCACCTACACGGCATCAGGCACCACCGGCCTGCGCGCCGCGCGTGAGCGCCCACAGGTGCCGATCATCGCGCTGTCACCGATCGTCGACACGGCGCGGCGGCTGTCGCTTTTGTGGGGCACGCATTGCGTGGTGTCGCCGGACGCCACGGATCTCGACGACATGGTCAACCGCGCCTGCCGCATTGCGCTGGAAGAAGACTTCG
Coding sequences within:
- a CDS encoding SDR family oxidoreductase → MTKIAILGANGRLGRVVARAFIDAGFDIRAVTRTGKMPAELKGATAVAGDALDRQSLIQATEGVDIIFNGLNPIYTDWGKCLPMAQNVMAACHANGALHLFPGTVYNYGSPMPAVITEDTPFHPTTEKGRIRCAMEDLFRREAEAGRVRTILLRAGDFFGGTGSGSWFDLIVAAKINKGTYTAPGPADLVHEWAYLPDFAVGFVALARNLDKLGFYEALNFPGHAVTDLQIKAAVEKAVGHQLKMAAMPWWVLRAGSPFVAMWREIVSMSYLRFQPHRLASTRLEGVIGEIPHTPLDRAVAEALEDVGIATVNGAAEAA
- a CDS encoding DUF3309 family protein, which codes for MPISTIVIIVLILVLIGAVPAWPHSRSWGYGPSGIVGVVLVVVLVLVLMGRL
- a CDS encoding efflux RND transporter periplasmic adaptor subunit, producing the protein MPKIRFHKLAAIVVLIGFAAWMATGEFSSVGSVAANKAKAAEVEQGKAPDASKPKAAEAEQKAPLRTVAVVTPPRKTYARAIRISGLTEADKRAVLATRVAGVIDQLPVKQGDHVKTGDLVLMLAAEEKISMVDNAKQLVAQRQAELDASLRLMKTGNLPKLQLDTARSNLTLAQSQLDTAQAELDRNEVKAPFDGVIDRVPVELGSSVMQGGEVATILKLDPVIARGEISERDLGYLKIGDKASVRLVSGQTVEGTVRYISRDASSATRTFRVEIAIPNADGSVPAGMTAEIQLSALPTDAVLLPRSVVTLGDKGDLGIRAVGKDNKVAFFPIDLVDDTPTGLVLGGIPADARIIVAGQELVKEGDEVHPVEADQATINKLIGEATAGTQ
- a CDS encoding DUF680 domain-containing protein; protein product: MTKIALTAAALLIAGSTAFAGSDKFGSGNASQPAVASTDNTTTASIGKSEATNQKPVVQGSNRDLSGSR
- a CDS encoding efflux RND transporter permease subunit; translated protein: MDIVRLAINNARLTISVLVFLLIAGWVAYQSTPKEAEPDVPIPMMYVSLIYQGISPEDSERLLLRPMESKLKSLKGLKEMRSAAFQGGGYVLVEFQPQTNLATALQDTRSKVQDGKADLPQAAEEPVVTEVNISEFPVLVVTLSGELPERVLAAAARELRDRIEEVPGVLEGSLQGSRDDLVEVVIDPMKLSSYGLQLDQLIGAVGASNSLVAAGNIEGSQGKYAVKVPSLIETPEDVAALPVVAGPNAVVQAKDIATIRSTFADATTITRLNGKPAIAIEVKKRIGANLIDTLTKVREVSDTFVKTMPEGMHVTYTQDKSVFVNQLLGDLQNHVMIAVILVFIVILYALSGRASLLIGLAIPSSFLIGILLLAMMGYTINMIVLFSLILAVGMLVDDAIIVTEFAERRMSEGMPKQEAFALAAKRMAGPVIAATMTRIAAFSPLLFWPGIIGDFMKYMPITLIVTLSASMLYALVFAPTLGAIFAKAPQHHEEGNRDGWYMAVVKQAVRFPITVMVLTVVLLAGIFVGYSKYGAGVEFFPSVEPDYGLLYVHARGNLSLAEMDTATKIAENRLLGWPGVKSVYTRVGKSQGGGQDVPEDVVGVIQYEFIDWRERKSANDILNDLRGVMAGIPGVDVEVRVPEAGPPTGKPIQIRLSAIDPKGLDEKAREVAARIGKVPGVIDISDGLPPPGVDWALEVDRAKAAQYGISPTSVGTVVQLVTNGLKLSEYRPAGADKAVDIRLRLPEDRRTLSTLDELRVQTSQGSVPISNFVVRKAKPSVGILNRIDGARTVVVQANVAAGAQVAAVQQEVTQAVADMNLGSGIRWKLAGSNEDSAEASAFLSKAFGAAIFLIFLVLLAQFNKFTSVWLVLSCVVMATIGVFLGLLITGETFGIVMSGIGVIALAGVVVNNNIVLIDTYDRLREEGWDKMDAVLQTCRERARPVVLTAVSAILGVLPIAFGLGLEIFHHETTINAPSTQWWISLSSAIVFGLSFATILTLVVTPSMLMVFTRAKIKPGARRGWFSRLFRRGKGQISSDTPAADAGAEPAIAFPKAAE
- a CDS encoding patatin-like phospholipase family protein, with translation MTKNGKAEEKKKINIALQGGGSHGAFSWGVLDRLLEDGRLEISAVSGTSAGAMNAVALADGFVRGGVEGARQKLDDFWHAVAAKGRFSPVQRMPWDVAWGNWSIENTPGYVFFDTMSRVFSPYVANPLGLNPLRDVVAREIDFGNVRACKSMELFISATNVETGQLRVFSDGEIDLDTVMASACLPQLFRAVEIKGVPYWDGGYGGNPALYPFFKTAATEDVLLVQINPVVREGTPRSANEIQNRIDEITFNAGLLREFRSIAFVKELIAAGRLPHGEYRDIRMHRIDADEAFKDLSASSKVNAEWAFLTYLRDLGRTAATDWLEENYDAVGSQATLDLSGELDDGFKPVRGPAPGRRVKEFLAARKNPEAERRRA